The segment atgttttaaaattgttttactttaattttcattattttaattgcttactgtatgttttgtccTATGTATTCTCTTTAATTGTAAAGTGTATTGGGACCATGCTGAATGGTGAttctgtactgtaaataaaattgattgattgattgatcaattaatcgatcGATCGATCGATCCAGGGTCCACAAATTCAGAAATTAAGaatactttttgtttatttttctccccTGATATCAGTTGATTTCTATACTTGGGTATTGGTTTATATTGGGTACCAATACAATTATCAAGGGTCCTTTTTTTAATTCTCCAGTATGGAAACAAATGGGATCATTTTACACTGTGGAGGCAGTTTAACACCTACATTTATTATTCTTGTGCaatctttaaataaatcattctACCAatagtttttgtcatgtcttgTCCTGATCTGAGTGGTTTGGCAGTGTATTGGATGTGGTTTTAGAATTATGATCCTATTCACCGCCTTAATTGTAAACATATGCAATGTAAGCTGTTTTCATCTTTGATGTGTCACATGAACAAGCCCAATGAGACAAAAGGAGGGATGATAAAACTGACATAGTTTGCCTAGAAAGTAGTAAAATTCAAGAACAACAAAGAACTCACACAGGCCGGAGAAATACTAGGATGGAGACTGGAGATGTTTTATACAAAACTGTATGGACTTTTACATTAGGGAACTgttgttatttcttttcttttctattgtATGTATCTGttgaaaattattttcaaaacCTTGGTTTTCCATTTAAACTAGCTGATTTAAAAGCTAAGTGTATTTAAActtaaactaaattaaacttaatttaGTGCCCACTAGTAATTACATTTAACAGTGAGGTTATCTGTTGCTTGTGAATTTCAAATAATTAGCTCTTATTTGcttcaataaacacaaacaaatacatttaattcatgAAATCCCTGACTAATGGACTGTTTAGTCTTTTTACCAGCAGAGGGcaccaaaaaaaggaaaaaaaggcacGGAGGACTCGCGAGATAGGACAAATCTCACGAAATCTGTCTCTTTAATTCTCGCGTGATTTcgtatttcttcctctttcactcCCTGTAGCCAACATGGCAGTCGGCAAGAATAAGAGGCTGACCAAAGGCGGCAAAAAAGGTGCCAAAAAGAAGATGTAAGTAGAAAATTCATACACCGGAGCACAAAATACGTATTGCTTATTACACTAGTAACGCTTGGGTCTAAAAAATATGAAGGATGAAGCTGATTTTAAGTGGATGTTACGGGGCCAGTGCTAACCTCTTCGCCGCCGGCCTCTGTGGCGCTGGATGCAGTTGTAACATGCTGTTTCCTTTAACTCTGTGATATTACATCTTCACGTTTTGTAGTTGGTTTAATTAGACGTATATACCTAATCCAACAGGCTCTGAGTATGTTAAATAAAGCAGTAATAACTGTACGAGTTTGGCCGCACAGTTAAGGCCACTAACGTGAGTATGCCAAATGCTGCTAGTTATGTGTTAGCATTGATTTAGCCGATCATATCTATCAATAAGGTAGGCAAATTCCACAATAGAGTGTTTAATGATAAGAATAGTGGTACTGACATTAATGAACAACCCGAGTTGTGTGTTCAAGCGCTGAAAAAGTCGCTGAATATTTGTGAATAACTACGATTGAGCCAAATCCTCTTATGGTGCGTGCTAACCCGGGCAGTGTCCTTAGCAGTGCGTGTTAGCCTCTAACTCTAGCTCACAAGCTGTCTGTGTTTTGGTTGGAGCTGTGTGTTCGCGTAGAGTAATGGATTTTAAATGAATGCTAAATACTTCTTACTCTCCTGTAGTGTGGACCCTTTCTCCAAGAAGGACTGGTATGATGTCAAGGCACCTGCTATGTTCAACATCCGCAATCTTGGCAAGACCTTGGTCACCAGGACCCAGGGAACCAGTAAGTCTGAATTTTATTTAGTGAAATTGCTTAATATGTAGTCAATGTGTGCAGTAACGGACTGCCTGACATCTTATGCTTACAGTGCTAGTTCCAAATGGAGGTAAACTGGTACGCATATAGCTCATAtttgtcttcatcttctttGTAATATAAGAGTGACAAGCACAAACCTTTCAGCCGATCTCTTCAGTGTGAAAATGCAACTTAACTATTAGTGCTTGTTACCCTTGTGCATGTAAGCACACTATTCCTGAACTATATCATTGTCACTGATAGGATTGATGAGATTGTTTGTAGTTAAagaggataggttcacaatatttcaagtCCATCCTAAAATAAGTCACATGCCCAAATGAaccagtgaaagaggttttcatCACTGTTCTCATTCTTCCTATTCATACTGGcttattaaaagatccccttcaaatgcgctttcaatgtaagtgatggggggcctcagtgtgtccacacagtcattttgtgcaaaaatgcattgaaaagtttatctgaagcttgtgaggcttcagcagtctgagcaAGTCAAATAAAGTGCctatctgccacatttacagtctttttagcatcgaattccctctttgtgtttcctcggacagtgtttccctgttgagctgcggtggaagtacaTTAACAAAGAGAGGGACTTTGACATTAAAAGGACtataacattgaaagatatttgCTTGATTTGGCTCATTTGGAcggttgaagcttcatattggcttcagataaacttttaatacATGGCAGACTCTAAAGATGATACTCTGATACAATGGGAATGAATAACAAACTGTTTCAGTCCCAGATGATGATTGCAGGTTACTTATGAGATCAACTGATTTTCCTATTCTGTACATTTCTCTAATTTCACTACCTTTTTATTCAGTCCTTTAAGTTCTTGTTTTCTAACCCTCTTGTGTTATTCACCACCACTTAGGAATTGCCTCAGACGGTCTTAAGGGACGCGTGTTCGAGGTGAGCCTTGCTGACCTGCAGAACGATGAGGTGGCCTTCCGTAAGTTCAAGCTCATCACTGAGGATGTTCAGGGCAAGAACTGCCTCACAAACTTCCACGGCATGGACCTGACCCGTGACAAAATGTGCTCCATGGTCAAGAAATGGCAGGTAATGATCACATGTTTCACGAACAGTGCTGTACATCTCAATATTTCACTGCACCCATTATGCCCTGTGATTTATTAACAATATCAAGAATTAGGAAACGGTACAAGCATATTTGACCCATATTGATAAGTTCTTTAAAAGCCTTGAGGTTCGATACCAgccttgtttttatgttgttttcatcAAAGAATGTTGATTTGGTTAAATTGAGCATAGTGAACCTCCAGCATTAGCTGCACTGTTTTTAGAAGCAGCGATAGTGTACATGTGACATGAGCTTGTGACTAGAAGGATGAGGAACAGCCAGGACAACTTGAGAGGAACCCAAGTTCAGGTGTCTACTGAGATATTTGATAAACTGCTGCAGTAGTAGCCAACAATAGAAGTTAAGAGCTGAGCAGGTTGAGTGTATCTGGTAGATAACAGCATGGATGCTTTATCTACTGCAGAGAGGGCTAAAAACTTAATGCAGTTATGTCATTTAGGCATAATCACTGTTTACAGTGAGATCGGTGGAATATCTAATATATTGTAAGAATACTAGTGTAGGTGGGGGGAAACCATGTTTTCATAAACCATAGTCACTAATGTACTTAATGTCTCCGAACATGCTGTAATTCCTCCATAATACGTATGACCATAGTTAAACAAGTGATGGCAATATAAAACTCTCTTTATTACCAAAAACGTTCCAGGATCAATAGAGCCAGAGGACCTTAGAACAAAAAATTCCTGTTGTGtattcctgtttgtgtttccactgcatctGAAGAACCATAAAAATTTGGTAAATTGACAGATTATATGACTGTGGTTAAAACTCAAATTTTACAAATGAGCATAAAACCCCAGAGTCATGTTGTTCTTATCTAATGATGTGTGACTGGTGTTTGATTTGAATGtaatgagtgaatgaaaatgagacatgcagaggaggaaaatgaggCTGAAAACTCAGAGCGCCTCTCCACAGTTAATGATCTGCTTAGTGTTTGTTAGTCTTATGATggtcacatttaaaaacaagtctTTATTTAGTtctatttctctcattcactctaGCTCACACAACCACCTGCGCACTCTGTGCATCTTGcttctttatttcttctgaATTGGGGAAACAACtaaattcatattttagtttttaacttTGGTAAAGAAAATATGATGCTATTATTGATACGAGAGTactgtttttatgaatgaagcggtacacaagttgaagcagccGTAGTATCTGAAGTAGCTACTTCTATCACACTTTGAGCTGTCCCACAGGGAATACATTTAGGATTAGATCTTGAGTTCTGAAAACAGTTCTTAGTCCCCTGGGAAAGTTCCTCTGGTGGTAACACCTTACCATGGTTTGCGTTTATGGACCagttttttgtatctttatttcTGATAGTAGTTGACTGAACCACACAATGTGAAATGGTATTGATGATTACTGTCCCACAACAGTGGAGCTCAGTAGCAGCAAACTGTTAAACATGAACcataaaaaaatcatgttaGCCCATCAGAAGCTAAGCAGGGACATTAGTTATTCTTACAGTGCATCTGTTTGGTACTCATAGGATAAAATGCATAGGAAGCACAGAAACTCGCTCCACTGACAGTTGCAGCAGTAGGCACGATACAGTGTAGCCAACAGACTTGTATTGTTCTGACTTAAAGGTGCAACTTTTTCTCATCTGAAACTGCAGCTTGGCTATATTTATTGCACTCAATCTACATGTAAGAACAGCACAGCTAGTTTGATGTTTTAGTGGATACTTATTTCTTTTATCTTGAATAACTTGTAAATTCTAAAACTGTAATTACTGGAATAAATACATACTTTGCAAGACATATGGTCATACATCAGTAATCCGTGGTGTTTTTCTAAAACTTATCTACAAGGCATTGAGTAGCAAATATATATCCAACGCCAAGTAAACCAAAATGCAGTCTGGTACAACTCATCTACAGGttgtaaacacaatattttgGGTGATGAAGGAAATCTGGTAAGAAGCAGGTTGAGGGAATGTGAGCACAGCAGAGGTTACATTACTACAGAGAGGACATTTGGAACACAACGAGGAAACGTTTACATTGAGAGTGCCACCTTTCCATCTgcaatatatatgtatatgcagtatTCAAAATCTAACCAGGAATGTTGTTTCTTTCCACTCAGACCATGATCGAAGCCCATGTGGATGTGAAGACCACCGATGGCTACCTTCTGCGTCTGTTCTGCGTGGGTTTCACAAAGAAGCGCACCAACCAGATCAGAAAGACCTCCTACGCCCAGCACCAGCAGGTCCGCCAGATCCGCAAGAAGATGATGGAGATCATGACCCGTGAGGTTCAGACCAACGACCTGAAGGAAGTCGTCAACAAGCTGTAAGTCATAGTTTCTCCTGCCGCTAAATGAACtggaataatcattttattgcATATTCATGGCATGTTTCTAATGCTAGTGGTGATCAAAATGGCTGATTTAGATTGTGGGTTGTGTCCAATTGTAGAGGTCAAGTCTTGGCTTTGCGGATTCAATTTCTTGTATTTGAGTTTACCATCAGGTGATGTTTAGTTAAACATGATGGTTTATGTTGATTTGTGACATCTCTGAAAAAGATTGGTGACCCTAATactaaaatgttgtgtttttatgttccaGGATCCCAGACAGCGTTGGCAAGGACATTGAGAAGGCCTGCCAGTCCATCTACCCTCTACACGACGTCTACGTTCGCAAGGTCAAGATGCTTAAGAAGCCCAAGTTTGAGTGTAAGTGTACACAACAGTACTGGATATACacctattctttttttttatgtacttaAGGGAACACATGATGACTGTTTTCGGTCCCATATGATCTCCTGATTACTATCCATTAGAGATCGTCTGATGATCCCTAACAAAAAATGGATCCCCATTTCAGTGTCTCTGAAGATGGGTTGGGTTTATGCCCTCTTAACTTTGAATCATCACCCTGATTTTTAAACTCTTATCGTGTTCTGTTGCAGTGGGCAAACTGATGGAGCTCCATGGTGAGGGCGGTGCCGGCAGTGCAGCAAAGGCCTCCGGTGACGACACTGGAGCCAAGGTGGAGAGGGCTGATGGCTACGAGCCCCCCATCCAGGAGACAGTCTAAACACCTTGacagatttaataaaaaatgtaaatgaccaCAAACTGTACTGTGTTCTTTCAATCTTCTTTTTGTGCATACAGTAGAAGGGCTGCaacattttatacacacacagcagttgGACACAATAAAAACCTGTACAAACAGTGAAATCATATCCAGAAGccttacaaaaaaaatctgacactTGTTTTCAATCTGACCATTACATTTGCCATGTTACATTTGAACAGCATTAATACTGTATTGCAAGGTAGTAGTTTGCCAATGTTATAGGTACAATGAATGTTAAGTGACTTGAGAATAAGCAGTAAGTGGGATTTAACAGTAAATCATGTTTCATTAGAAGATAATTGATCAGTTTCTGGAATTCTGCCAATTCAGGGGAAACTGATGCTTCTATAACAATTTTACTGCCAAAATTGTCACATTACTGAAGCATTTATGTAACCTAATCTGGTGGTAAGCACTCAATTTCCCTGAATTGGTCTGATCTGTTAAGTTTTATTCCATGTGATCAATAAACAAGGTTTTGTaggtgaaaagtaaaagtatgacaacttaaggttttttttttttgatatgcAACAAGTGATCAAACTGTAATGGAAGAGACAAACCACTAGATGGTGCAAATGTACAACTGGTGAAGGATCCAAAATAGCTTGTACGTCAATTCAAATTGACAGCCAGATTcacacaatatttatttataaccaAGATAAATCATTCAGTAAACACTTCATTTTAAGTTGATGCTACACAAGAAAACAGATGTCGCACTACTTGGAGATGAAATACTGCTTTCCAGTTAAAAGAAGTTCATGTTTATGAATTCCACTACGAAAAACATTTGTCCTCAGGCCTCGTTTCAGTTCTGGTCATCCAACAGTGTCCCCTTTATTTTGTACTGAAAGCCACATGTCTATCACAGTACTTGCACATAGTTTTTGGGGACCAGGGCCCGTTTCCCCTTTAAGTCACCCAGAAACCATTCATCATCAATGGACTCCAGATTAGTAATAATGTCCCCAACCTGCAAAAGAAGGAATTAGGCTTTCTTAGTGGCGGTGCTTTCAATAGATATCATTTGAACTGTGAATTTATGGAAATTATTCATAATAGGGGGAGAAATATGAACCACCGTACCTTCAGAGAGAGCTCCTCATCACAGTCTGATGCGAAGTCGAACAAAGCCTTGGCTCTCCCTCCACCAGCAGCTTTATTCTGCTGTGTATTAGACAACTGCTGGCCTGCTGAGAAAGACGTATACACAATATTAgtgaatgaataataatgacGTTGGTCTTATAAAACTGACTATTAGTGCCCATTATGGAGTTGAAAAagttagttgattgacagaaaatgaactattttgaaaactgattaattgtttaagtagCTTCAAGTACACATCTCAAACATAacctggttccagcttctcaactttgaggatttgctgattttctttgACTTATGAGAGTGCAGACtgactttttcaaaaatgttcaactgttggttggacaagtagcaatttgaagatgtcaccttgggctttaagaaattatttttttcaccatGTTTTGACATTATATAGACCACATCAATTATGAAAAGGATCTGAggattgatcaataatgaaaagcAAATTATAACTGTAATGCCAACAATATTTAACTTTAATGtaattaagattttttaaaaaaacataagacaGTCTCATTGATGTGCCATCTAATTATTTGTCTCAATTGACTCTGATGATGAGTTCAGTGACAACTGAGGCAAACTGGAGCTAGTGCAGATAACAGTGAACTCTGTAGAGGGCAgtaatttcatcatttcaacaACACCGTGAGAACTTCATACCAGCGCTGCTCTCAACAAAAGCCTTTGGGAACATGCCCTCTCTGCCGTTGAGCCTGCCACAGCTCCACTCCTCGTTGATATGCTGGGTGATCAGGATTCGGTCGCCCTGTTCAAAGGACAGGTCGTCGTCTGACTTCCCAGCAAAGTCATACAGAGCCACCACCCACTCCACAGTGGCCTGAGATGCCTAGAGAGTGGAGcgggacaaaataagacatggTACAAATGGTAATTAAAACAGAACACATGCATAATATTTAACTGTAACAGAcctttatttgatattttctccTTATTGATGTTTCTGctttatataaatattgattacCTGATCTGTTTTGGCAACCTTGGGGTGGGTACTGGGAGAGGCACCCAtgcctgtgaaaaaaaaagacaaattattatAATACATATGTATTATAAATTATCATAATatattattgaaatgaaaaccaTATAACATCCAATCaggggaggaaaagaaaaaacattattgaATCTATGGCAGTTTACATTTTGCACTTAAAAACTTGCACATTTTTGGGGtgattacagtatttttaaagtcagtatatttattt is part of the Thunnus albacares chromosome 3, fThuAlb1.1, whole genome shotgun sequence genome and harbors:
- the rps3a gene encoding 40S ribosomal protein S3a, encoding MAVGKNKRLTKGGKKGAKKKIVDPFSKKDWYDVKAPAMFNIRNLGKTLVTRTQGTRIASDGLKGRVFEVSLADLQNDEVAFRKFKLITEDVQGKNCLTNFHGMDLTRDKMCSMVKKWQTMIEAHVDVKTTDGYLLRLFCVGFTKKRTNQIRKTSYAQHQQVRQIRKKMMEIMTREVQTNDLKEVVNKLIPDSVGKDIEKACQSIYPLHDVYVRKVKMLKKPKFELGKLMELHGEGGAGSAAKASGDDTGAKVERADGYEPPIQETV